The Calothrix sp. PCC 7507 DNA segment CTCCGGCATAAGCAGTCAGGGCGATCGCTAGAACGGTTCCACCCTCCTCTGGTGATAAGGCTCTGATTTTGCGGATGAGCATGTAGCCATCCATATCGGGCATCCCAATGTCGCTTAACAAAACCCTGGGTTGAAATTGCCTTAACGCCGCAAATCCTTCCTCGGCGGAAGTGGCTGTGATCACTGTTGCGCCTGCCTCCTCTAAGACAAAGGCCACAAACTCTCGTGAATCTGTTTCATCATCAATGACCAAAATTTGCACCCCATTTAAATCAAAGGAGGATTCAGCATCTGGGTAATCGGGCTTAACGGCGGATTGTATCGGCATTAACGGCAGTCTCACGGTAAAAGTAGCGCCCAATTCTTCGCCAGGACTCTCTGCTTGCACTGTTCCCCCATGCAATTCCACCAAGTGACGGACGATCGCCAGCCCTAGCCCCAGTCCGCTAAACTTGCGATTTGTCGCACCGTCCTGTTGCCGGAAATAGTCAAACACATAGGGGAGAAAATCGACAGTAATGCCTTTGCCAGTATCGCGGACGGTAATCTGGGCGTAATCCTCGATCTGGTTTAATCGCACCTCGACCCGTCCCCCCTTTGGTGTAAACTTGACAGCGTTGGAGAGTAAATTCCACACAACTTGCTGTAATCGAGCGGGATCACCTGACACCTGCCCCACTTTACAATCCAGATGCGTCTCGATGTGAATTAATTTTGCTTCAGCTGCGAGTCGCACCGTTTCCAATCCCCCTTGAATAGTGGCAGTGAGATCAACTGGACAAGGATTCAAACTCAGCTTGCCTTGTAGAATGCGTGAGACATCGAGTAGGTCTTCGATCAGTTCCGATTGTAGTTTAGCATTGCGTTCAATTGTCGCTAAGGCCTCAGCAGTTCTTTGTTCATTGAATTTGTGGGTTTGTAACAACTTTGACCAGCCCAAGATTGGGTTTAGGGGCGATCGCAGTTCATGAGACAGCACCGCCAAAAACTCGTCTTTGATGCGGTTCGCTGTTTCTGCGGCTTCTCGTGCGGCTTGTTCGCGTTTCAGTAGTTGTTCGCGTTCCGCAGCCAGACGCAGGCGCACGGCTTCGGCTCGTTTGCGATCGTTGATATCCCGAAAGAAAAGAGATAATCCAGTCGGTGAAGGATAAACATGAACCTCAACCCACAAATCAAGCGGAGCATAATATTCCTGAAATTCCACCGCGACTTGCTGACTTAGCGATCGCCGATATTGGAATTCAAACTGAGTGCCTCTGGCGGCGGGGAATGATTCCCATATCGTTTTGCCCAGCATTGCTGCTAAGGGAGTTTGTGACAGTTGCTCGGCGGCGACGTTAGCGTAGGTTAAGCGAAAGTCCAGATCCAATGCCATAAACCCATCGGTGACACGATCCAGAATGGTGCGTTCTCGCACAGTTGCTTCCTGTCGTAGCCGCGCTAGCTTCAAACTTGCTTCTACCCTAGCCAGCAATTCACGCGCCGAGAACGGTTTAATCAGATAGTCGTCGGCTCCAGCTTCTAGTCCTTCAATGCGGGATTCTTCACCGGCACGGGCTGATAATAGGATAATGGGAATATCTTGGGTTGTAGGATGAGAACGCAGCGATCGCAACAGTTCAAACCCATCCATTCCCGGCATCATCACATCCGTTAACACCAAATCTGGTGGATTGTGCTGAATTGCTTTCATTGCAGCAATACCATCAGCGGCTATCTCCACGGTGTAAGCACCACTCAAAAGTCGTCGAATGTACTCTCGCATGTCTGCATTGTCATCCGCCAAAAGGATTTTAGATTTTGGATTTTGGATTTTAGATTGAGGAGAGGGGAATGAGGGGGAATTATAATTTTTCCTCAGATCCCCTATCTCCCCCTGCTCCCTGCCCCCATCCTCTTGAGGCAACCAGCGTTGAGCTTCTTCGACGTAGGGCATCACACCTAAAGCTGTTGATGTTAATGTGCGTGCAGCACGAATCTGCTCGTTTGGCAAGTGCGTCGTTCCGGTGGGAATCGCCACTGTGAAGCAACTGCCCTGTCCCACTGTGCTGGTGACGCTGATCGTTCCTCCATGTAACTTGACGAGTTCTTGCACCAGGGATAGCCCAATGCCG contains these protein-coding regions:
- a CDS encoding ATP-binding protein; translation: MTDQIFAGKSEMAMLMRSHDWSQTSLGAVETWPQSLKTAVRIMLTSSQPMWVWWGSELVNLYNDAYRTVLGGKHPALFARPGVEVWPEIWDEVGPRVEYAMLNNEGTYDESLLFIMERNGYPEETYYTFSYSPIPDDQGNPGGIICANTDDTQRIVGERQLALLQALAARTADARTFDAACTLSASCLETNLYDFPFAMIYLVDPDQQRVVLAGTSGIDRKHPAVPEVVNLDVDSAWSFREVMQTQQSVLISDLIDQFGNLPTGAWDRVPQQAVVSPIPPSGQTGRSGILVAGLNPLRLFDDNYRSFIDLVTGQISASVANAQTYEDERKRAEALAELDRAKTLFFSNVSHEFRTPLTLILSPLEEAIANLDGTIPDQEREQLQMVQRNGMRLLKLVNSLLDFSRIEAGRVQASYEPVDLAMYTAELASAFRSLIEQAGMSLIVDCPSLPAAVYVDREMWEKIVLNLLSNAFKFTLAGGITVRLQWLEHQVELTVADTGVGIPSGELPHLFERFHRVENSQGRSFEGSGIGLSLVQELVKLHGGTISVTSTVGQGSCFTVAIPTGTTHLPNEQIRAARTLTSTALGVMPYVEEAQRWLPQEDGGREQGEIGDLRKNYNSPSFPSPQSKIQNPKSKILLADDNADMREYIRRLLSGAYTVEIAADGIAAMKAIQHNPPDLVLTDVMMPGMDGFELLRSLRSHPTTQDIPIILLSARAGEESRIEGLEAGADDYLIKPFSARELLARVEASLKLARLRQEATVRERTILDRVTDGFMALDLDFRLTYANVAAEQLSQTPLAAMLGKTIWESFPAARGTQFEFQYRRSLSQQVAVEFQEYYAPLDLWVEVHVYPSPTGLSLFFRDINDRKRAEAVRLRLAAEREQLLKREQAAREAAETANRIKDEFLAVLSHELRSPLNPILGWSKLLQTHKFNEQRTAEALATIERNAKLQSELIEDLLDVSRILQGKLSLNPCPVDLTATIQGGLETVRLAAEAKLIHIETHLDCKVGQVSGDPARLQQVVWNLLSNAVKFTPKGGRVEVRLNQIEDYAQITVRDTGKGITVDFLPYVFDYFRQQDGATNRKFSGLGLGLAIVRHLVELHGGTVQAESPGEELGATFTVRLPLMPIQSAVKPDYPDAESSFDLNGVQILVIDDETDSREFVAFVLEEAGATVITATSAEEGFAALRQFQPRVLLSDIGMPDMDGYMLIRKIRALSPEEGGTVLAIALTAYAGDFNQQQALQSGFQYHFAKPIEPDKLIKTIADIVGNGE